Within Streptomyces sp. SS1-1, the genomic segment CAGATCCTGAGGTCGGCGGCGCCTCCGGAGGCCATGGTGATCTGCTTCGTCCCGGCGGCGTGCCGGCAGCGGTCGATGGCCTCGGCGACGAGCTCGTCCACCCGGACGGGCTCGGCGTCCTCCAACGGGTCGTCGTTCTGCACCCGGGACAGGTCGATGAGCTCCTGCACCAGGTTGGTGAGCCGGGTCGCCTCGATCTGCATGCGCCCGGCGAAACGCTCGACGGCCTCCGGGTCGTCGGCGGCGTCCATGACGGCCTCGGAGAGCAGGGAGAGCGCGCCGACCGGCGTCTTCAGCTCATGGCTGACGTTGGCGACGAAGTCCCGGCGGACCGCCTCGATGCGACGGGCCTCGGTGAGGTCCTCGACCAGCAGCAGGACCAACCGGGAGCCGAGGGGCGCGACACGCGCGGACACGGCGAGGGCCTCGCCGCGTCCGGTGCCGCGCCGCGGCAGGTCCAGCTCGACCTGCCGTATCTCGCCGTCGCGCCGGGTGTCGCGGGCCATCTGCAGCATGGGCTCGACCGACAGCCGGCCGCCGCGGACCAGGCCGAGGGCGTACGCCGCCGAGCTGGCCTTGACCACGGCGTCCCCCTCGTCGAGGACGACGGCGGAGGAGCGCAGCACGGACAGGACCGTGTCCACGCCGGGCGGCAGGACCGGGTCGGTGTGCAGGGAGGTGCGGGTGGGGCGTTTCAGATCGCGTTCGCTCCAGCGGAACGCCAGCATGGCGATGACACCGGTGAGCACCCCGGCGATCGCAGCCGCTGCGGCGACCGCCGCGTTCACGTCCATGCGTCCAGGTTAGGCATGGCCCAGGTCATGCCCACAGCCGCCGGAGTGCGACCTCCGACACTCGTCGCCCAGAGTTCACCTGGGAGACGGGGCCGGTTCACCCGGGGTGGCGGAAACGGACGCGTACCGCCCGCATCGTGGGACCGTCGGGAGCGGTACGGCGGCTCCGCGGGCGGCTTTCGACGGACCGGGACGACGATCGTACGGATGGTTCTCCCGACCGTCGGATCGTCGGACCGTACTGCTGTCGGACCTTCTCACTGTCGTGCCGTCGGACGGTAGGGAGGTCGGACGGTACGGAGACCGGACGGTCGGGCTGTTCGACCGTAGTGCTGTCGGACCGTCTTCTCTCCCGACCGTACGGCTGTCGACGGTCCTACTGTCATAGGGCACGACCGTAGGACCGTCGGACACCCGGCAAAGCGGTTTTTCCGGTGAGACGACGGGCTGCCGGGCCCACCCCCGAGGCAGATGTGAGAGAGGGACCCTGATGCGGGACGCGTACCACGAGGAACTGGACTCGATCGGCGACGGACTGGTCGAGATGGCCCGGCTGGCCGGGTCGGCGATCGGGCGCGCCACGACGGCCATCCTCGACTCCGACCTGAAGCTGGCCGAGAGCGTCATCGAGGCGGACCAGAAGGTCGACGACCTCCAGCACGATCTGGAGGCCAGGGCCATCGCCCTGCTCGCCCGCCAGCAGCCGGTCGCGACGGACCTGCGGATCGTGGTGACGTCCCTGCGCATGTCGGCGGACCTGGAGCGGTCCGGCGACCTGGCCCAGCACGTGGCCAAGCTGACGCGGCTGCGCTACCCCGAGCGGGCGATCCCGCAGGACCTGCACGCCACCATCCTGGAGATGGGGCAGCTGGCGCAGCGCCTGATGGCGAAGGCGGCCGAGGTGATCGTCACCAAGGACGTGGACCTCGCGCTGCAGCTGGAGCAGGACGACGACGAGATGGACCTGTTGCACCGCACGCTCTTCCAGCACCTGATGGACGAGCGCTGGAAGCACGGCATCGAGACGGCGGTCGACGTGACGCTGCTCGGCCGCTACTACGAGCGGTACGCCGACCACGCGGTGGCGGTCGCCAAGCGGGTCGTCTACCTGGTCACCGGTGAGCACGCCGACGAGCTCCAGTCCGACGTCCAGCCCGAGATCCAGCCGGCCCCCGGGGCGGACGGGGCGTAGGTCGTGCCGGTGCGCGGGTCCGGGTGGGGCTCGCGGGGGCCGGCGCGGGCGCGTACGAGCCTCCGTGCGCCGTTGATGCGCCCAGCGGGGCGGGCATGCAATGGGCACAGGCACACAAGCCTCCCAGGAGGGACCGACCATGGCCGAATCCCCCGGCACGCCCGCCACTGAGTCCGACCCCACGCGCGAACGCCCGACCGAGCAGCCCGCCGACGTCCGGAGCCTCCCGCTGTTCGGGGCCTGCGGTTGCGGCTCGGGCTGCGGGTGCGGGTGCCAGTCCGGCAATCCGTGCCAGTGCGGGTGAGGACGTAGGCGCCGGTCAGGTGTCCACGGCACCCGGCAGCGCCTGCTCGGCCCAGATGACCTTGCCCTGCGAGGTGTACCGGGTGCCCCAGCGCTCGGTCGTCTGGGCGACCAGGAAGAGGCCGCGGCCGCCCTCGTCGGTCGACGCCGCGTACCGCAGATGGGGTGAGGTGCTGCTGGAGTCGGAGACCTCGCAGGTCAGCACGCGGTCGCGGATCAGCCGTACCCGGATGGGCTCGCCGCCGTAGCGGATGGCGTTGGTGACGAGCTCGCTCAGGACGAGTTCCGTGACGAAGTCCAGCTCGGCCAGGCCCCACTCCGCCAGCTGGGCGGAGACGGTCTCGCGCACGCCCGCCACGGCGGACGGGTCGGGCGGCACGTCCCAGGTGGCCACGTGGTCGGCCGGCAGCGCCTTCGTCCGGGCGATCAGCAGCGCCACGTCGTCCCTCGGTCCGGCCGGCAGCAGCGCGTCCACCACCGCGCGGCAGCTGTCCTCCGGCGACCGCTCGGGATGGCCGGTCAGGGCCTGGCGCAGCATCTCCTGGCCGACGTCGAGGTCGCGGGAGCGGTCCTCGATGAGGCCGTCGGTGTACAGGGCGAGCTGGGTGCCGTCGGCCAGGTCGAACTCCGCCGTCCGGAACGGCATCCCGCCGAGGCCGAGCGGCGGCCCGCCCGGCAGGTCCGGGTAGGTGACCTCGCCGTCGGGGGCGACCAGGGCGGGCGCCGGATGGCCGGCCCGCGCCATGGCGCAGCGGCGGGTGACGGGGTCGTAGATCGCGTACAGGCAGGTGGCGCCGACGACGGCGGCCCGGTCGGCGCAGGCCTCGTCCTGGTCG encodes:
- a CDS encoding sensor histidine kinase, producing MDVNAAVAAAAAIAGVLTGVIAMLAFRWSERDLKRPTRTSLHTDPVLPPGVDTVLSVLRSSAVVLDEGDAVVKASSAAYALGLVRGGRLSVEPMLQMARDTRRDGEIRQVELDLPRRGTGRGEALAVSARVAPLGSRLVLLLVEDLTEARRIEAVRRDFVANVSHELKTPVGALSLLSEAVMDAADDPEAVERFAGRMQIEATRLTNLVQELIDLSRVQNDDPLEDAEPVRVDELVAEAIDRCRHAAGTKQITMASGGAADLRIWGNRGQLAAALGNLVENAVNYSPARTRVGIAARRVTAPGGDHIEIAVTDQGIGISDKDKERVFERFYRVDPARSRATGGTGLGLAIVKHVAASHGGEVTVWSSEGQGSTFTLRLPEAGASRDRAQQQPGPDDEAGPAAPTHSRTTPESAAYETLSAPEVHP
- the phoU gene encoding phosphate signaling complex protein PhoU codes for the protein MRDAYHEELDSIGDGLVEMARLAGSAIGRATTAILDSDLKLAESVIEADQKVDDLQHDLEARAIALLARQQPVATDLRIVVTSLRMSADLERSGDLAQHVAKLTRLRYPERAIPQDLHATILEMGQLAQRLMAKAAEVIVTKDVDLALQLEQDDDEMDLLHRTLFQHLMDERWKHGIETAVDVTLLGRYYERYADHAVAVAKRVVYLVTGEHADELQSDVQPEIQPAPGADGA